The Microbacterium foliorum genome has a window encoding:
- a CDS encoding cation:dicarboxylate symporter family transporter — translation MAITTGFSLPGFNSRRGKQAWDRHTWLYVSVIIAVVLGAAVGLLWPQVGQSLEPIGKGFVSLIKMMIAPIIFCTIVVGVGSIAKAATVGKIGGLALLYFMVMSTFALAIGLVVGNIIHPGSGLDMANSNYDATDTEAKTTTEFILGIIPTTFFSAFTGESVLQVLFIALLVGFALQGLGDKGAPIMDAVKNLQKLVFRILGMILWLAPLGAFGAIAAVVGKTGVAAIWSLGVLMIAFYITCFLFIVVVLGTLLYAVTRVNIFSLVKYLAREYLLIVGTSSSESALPRLIAKMEHIGVSKPVVGITVPTGYSFNLDGTAIYLTMASLFIATGMGQPMAIGEQIGLLVFMIIASKGAAGVTGAGLATLAGGLQAYRPDLVDGVGVIVGIDRFMSEGRALTNFTGNAVATLLIGTWTRQIDRDRVTQVLSGRIPFEESQLDGVDDHGMVDEESAVDVQGLKESALDEMAAKQARARAREERG, via the coding sequence ATGGCCATCACGACGGGGTTCTCCCTTCCCGGTTTCAATTCTCGCCGAGGCAAGCAGGCCTGGGACAGGCACACCTGGTTGTACGTGTCGGTGATCATCGCGGTCGTCCTCGGCGCGGCGGTGGGGCTGCTCTGGCCGCAGGTCGGTCAGAGCCTGGAGCCGATCGGCAAGGGGTTCGTGTCGCTGATCAAGATGATGATCGCGCCGATCATCTTCTGCACGATCGTCGTGGGAGTGGGGTCGATCGCCAAGGCGGCAACCGTCGGCAAGATCGGCGGTCTGGCGTTGCTGTACTTCATGGTCATGTCGACGTTCGCTCTCGCGATCGGCCTCGTCGTCGGCAACATCATCCACCCGGGGTCCGGCCTCGACATGGCCAATTCGAACTACGACGCGACCGACACCGAGGCGAAGACCACGACCGAGTTCATCCTCGGCATCATCCCCACCACGTTCTTCTCCGCGTTCACCGGTGAGAGCGTCCTGCAGGTGCTGTTCATCGCCCTCCTGGTCGGCTTCGCGCTGCAGGGACTCGGTGACAAGGGCGCCCCGATCATGGATGCGGTGAAGAACCTGCAGAAGCTGGTCTTCCGCATCCTCGGAATGATCCTCTGGCTCGCGCCGCTCGGTGCATTCGGCGCGATCGCCGCGGTCGTCGGCAAGACCGGGGTGGCCGCGATCTGGAGTCTGGGCGTGCTGATGATCGCGTTCTACATCACCTGCTTCCTGTTCATCGTCGTCGTGCTGGGAACGCTGCTCTACGCGGTCACCCGGGTCAACATCTTCAGCCTCGTGAAGTACCTCGCCAGGGAGTACCTCCTGATCGTCGGCACGTCGTCGTCGGAGTCCGCGCTGCCTCGACTGATCGCGAAGATGGAGCACATCGGCGTCTCGAAGCCGGTCGTCGGCATCACCGTGCCGACCGGATATTCGTTCAACCTCGACGGCACCGCCATCTACCTGACGATGGCCTCGCTGTTCATCGCCACCGGAATGGGGCAGCCGATGGCGATCGGCGAGCAGATCGGGCTGCTCGTGTTCATGATCATCGCGAGCAAGGGCGCCGCCGGCGTCACCGGTGCAGGGCTCGCGACGCTCGCCGGCGGGCTGCAGGCCTACCGCCCCGACCTGGTCGACGGCGTCGGCGTCATCGTCGGCATCGACCGCTTCATGTCGGAGGGACGCGCGCTCACCAACTTCACCGGCAACGCGGTCGCCACCCTGCTCATCGGCACCTGGACGCGTCAGATCGACCGCGACCGGGTGACACAGGTGCTGAGTGGCCGGATCCCGTTCGAGGAGTCGCAGCTCGACGGTGTCGACGATCACGGCATGGTGGACGAGGAGAGCGCCGTCGACGTGCAGGGGCTCAAGGAGTCCGCACTCGACGAGATGGCGGCCAAGCAGGCACGCGCACGTGCACGCGAGGAGCGCGGCTGA
- a CDS encoding DUF5302 domain-containing protein, with amino-acid sequence MSTEEGASSTEDMKRKFKEALEKKNAHHRQGESHLDGDSAVHGAAAPQTRREFRRKSG; translated from the coding sequence ATGAGCACCGAAGAAGGCGCGTCCTCCACCGAGGACATGAAGCGCAAGTTCAAGGAAGCGCTCGAGAAGAAGAACGCGCACCACCGTCAGGGCGAGTCGCACCTGGATGGCGACTCCGCCGTCCATGGAGCAGCGGCCCCGCAGACGCGGCGTGAGTTCCGACGCAAGAGCGGTTGA
- a CDS encoding DedA family protein — MPFELLTGPWALLIMSLLVLGDSFLVVVPGEIAVTVLGAIASTSGSPPLWAVIGCAGAAAACGDIACYLVGRTVGIERWAWMRRPRVRAALDWAGLRLDGGTASVLFTARFVPFARLAINLVAGASRIHPGRYIGLVTTAALGWAAYQASVGAVVAAVIPGGPVVAVVVSVAVALGLGAAIDLAVRRARRRSSASTRPPRSDVA; from the coding sequence GTGCCGTTCGAGCTGCTCACCGGCCCCTGGGCCCTGCTCATCATGAGCCTCCTCGTCCTCGGGGACTCCTTCCTGGTTGTCGTCCCCGGGGAGATCGCCGTGACGGTTCTCGGCGCGATCGCCTCGACGTCGGGTTCTCCCCCGCTGTGGGCCGTCATCGGATGTGCGGGAGCGGCGGCGGCCTGCGGCGACATCGCCTGCTATCTCGTCGGACGCACCGTGGGCATCGAGCGCTGGGCGTGGATGCGCCGCCCCCGCGTCCGGGCAGCGCTGGACTGGGCAGGGCTCCGGCTCGACGGGGGCACGGCGAGCGTGCTCTTCACCGCGCGGTTCGTCCCCTTCGCGAGGCTGGCGATCAACCTCGTGGCCGGGGCCTCGCGCATCCATCCTGGACGCTACATCGGCCTCGTGACGACGGCTGCGCTCGGATGGGCCGCCTATCAGGCGTCGGTCGGCGCGGTGGTGGCCGCGGTGATCCCCGGGGGTCCGGTGGTGGCTGTGGTCGTCTCGGTCGCCGTGGCGCTCGGCCTCGGCGCGGCGATCGACCTCGCCGTGCGACGCGCGCGACGCAGGTCGTCGGCATCCACTCGGCCGCCGCGCAGCGACGTGGCCTAG
- a CDS encoding GDSL-type esterase/lipase family protein: protein MTESFLPHMNGVTGSVLQILRHLERTGHEAHVLAPDAVGLPTEISGAAVEAIPSLALPGYRNVRVGTSPAHRVAASLRRFQPDVVHLASPFALGWRGALAAERLEVPSVAAYQTDVAAYAARYRVPATTGLAHTHIARLHRRATLTLAPSEDAAHRLADLGVDRVRRWGRGVDAERFQPMRRSAQLRAAWGTETVIGYVGRLAPEKQVEDLAALQDIPGARLVIVGDGPSRPRLETLMPSAVFLGHLEGDALAAALASFDVFVHPGESETFGQTLQEAHASGVPVVATGRGGPLDLVRMGIDGWLYRPGDLEDLRMRVADLAGDARKRRAFGAAGHQAVQGRSWASVCDQLLGHFDEARALQAVDAGARARRRTRPDPSRSIDARRWQRYVALGDSLTEGLCDPGPEETLRGWADRLALLLASRGGLHYANLAIRSKRVRDVCETQLPRAIELRPDLVSVLIGANDLVKPRVDVTALAAELESAVTRLRAIGADVVLVTPFLPDRRAAGIYAARFASFATALAGIAARTGAILIDTDLHPTLPERPHWGEDLVHLSSRGHRFLAYRVGEVLGVPHADALGALDASLHDDEPISAGLWWRRHALPWVWRRLHGRAAGDGRVAKHDDYVYLGRSRAPRGVSVG from the coding sequence GTGACCGAGTCCTTCCTTCCGCACATGAACGGTGTCACCGGATCCGTGCTGCAGATCCTCCGGCACCTCGAGCGCACGGGCCATGAGGCGCACGTGCTCGCACCGGATGCCGTCGGCCTGCCGACCGAGATCTCCGGCGCGGCCGTCGAAGCCATCCCGAGCCTGGCACTCCCCGGCTACCGCAACGTCAGGGTGGGGACCTCGCCCGCCCACCGCGTGGCCGCCTCCCTCCGACGCTTTCAACCGGACGTCGTGCACCTCGCCTCCCCTTTCGCGCTGGGATGGCGCGGTGCGCTCGCCGCAGAGCGACTGGAGGTGCCCTCGGTGGCGGCCTATCAGACCGACGTCGCGGCGTACGCGGCGAGATACCGGGTCCCCGCGACCACAGGCCTCGCCCACACCCACATCGCGCGCCTGCACCGGCGGGCGACCCTCACGCTCGCGCCCTCCGAAGACGCCGCGCACCGACTCGCCGACCTCGGGGTCGATCGGGTCAGGAGATGGGGCAGAGGAGTCGATGCGGAACGCTTTCAGCCGATGCGCCGGAGTGCGCAGCTGCGTGCCGCATGGGGTACCGAGACCGTGATCGGCTACGTCGGCCGACTCGCTCCGGAGAAGCAGGTGGAAGACCTCGCGGCGCTGCAGGACATCCCCGGGGCGCGCCTCGTGATCGTGGGGGACGGGCCGAGCCGGCCCCGACTCGAGACGCTGATGCCGAGCGCGGTGTTCCTCGGACATCTCGAGGGGGATGCGCTCGCCGCCGCGCTGGCCTCCTTCGACGTGTTCGTGCACCCCGGCGAGAGCGAGACCTTCGGACAGACGCTGCAGGAGGCGCACGCCAGCGGAGTGCCTGTCGTCGCCACCGGGCGCGGCGGGCCGCTCGATCTCGTGCGGATGGGGATCGACGGATGGCTCTACCGCCCGGGAGATCTCGAGGATCTGCGCATGCGCGTCGCCGATCTCGCCGGCGACGCCCGAAAGCGCAGAGCGTTCGGGGCCGCCGGGCATCAGGCCGTGCAGGGACGCAGCTGGGCCAGCGTCTGCGACCAGCTGCTGGGCCACTTCGACGAGGCGAGGGCACTGCAGGCCGTCGACGCGGGCGCGCGCGCTCGCCGCAGGACCCGCCCCGATCCGTCGCGATCGATCGACGCGCGTCGCTGGCAGCGCTACGTCGCCCTGGGGGACTCTCTCACCGAGGGGCTGTGCGATCCCGGACCCGAGGAAACCCTGCGGGGATGGGCGGACCGACTGGCGCTGCTGCTCGCGTCCAGGGGAGGACTGCACTATGCCAACCTCGCCATCCGCTCGAAGCGCGTGCGCGACGTCTGCGAGACCCAGCTGCCGCGGGCGATCGAGCTCCGTCCCGACCTCGTGTCGGTGCTCATCGGCGCCAACGACCTCGTGAAACCGCGTGTCGACGTGACCGCGCTCGCAGCCGAGCTCGAGAGCGCAGTGACCCGGCTCCGCGCCATCGGCGCCGACGTGGTCCTGGTCACGCCCTTTCTCCCCGACCGCCGTGCGGCGGGCATCTACGCCGCGCGCTTCGCGTCGTTCGCCACCGCCCTGGCGGGTATCGCGGCACGCACGGGCGCGATCCTGATCGACACCGATCTGCATCCGACGCTGCCCGAGCGTCCCCACTGGGGTGAGGACCTCGTGCATCTCAGCAGCCGCGGTCATCGCTTCCTCGCCTACCGGGTGGGAGAGGTGCTGGGCGTCCCGCACGCCGACGCGCTGGGTGCGCTCGATGCGTCGCTGCACGACGACGAGCCGATCAGCGCCGGTCTGTGGTGGCGTCGCCACGCGCTGCCCTGGGTGTGGCGACGCCTGCACGGCCGTGCGGCCGGCGACGGGCGTGTCGCGAAGCACGACGACTACGTCTATCTCGGGCGCTCGCGAGCTCCGCGCGGGGTCAGCGTCGGCTGA
- a CDS encoding UDP-glucose dehydrogenase family protein, with protein sequence MRMSVIGCGYLGAVHAAAMASIGHDVVGIDVDEHKVAVLAHGTAPFFEPRLEELLRDGLTSGRLRFSSDMADARGSDVHFLAVGTPQVAGGHAADLRFVDAALESLLPHLRRGDVVAGKSTVPVGTAERLAARVDETGATLVWNPEFLREGWAVHDTLTPDRLVVGVPDGAGGAGAATLLRKAYASAVATGTPFLVTDLATAELVKGAANAFLATKISFINAMAEIAEAAGADVALLADALGYDTRIGRRYLGSGIGFGGGCLPKDIRAFTARAEELGRGEAVGFLREVDAINLRRRDRAVQMVVDALGGLVFGRRVAVLGAAFKPFSDDIRDSPALDVAVRLRGLGADVVVTDPAALANAEAAHPQLGYAAERDDALRDADAVVIVTEWDEYRRDLTPEHAGSLVAGRVIIDGRNCLDADLWRAAGWSYHGMGRR encoded by the coding sequence ATGCGCATGTCAGTGATCGGATGCGGGTACCTCGGTGCCGTGCACGCCGCAGCGATGGCCTCGATCGGACACGACGTCGTCGGTATCGACGTCGACGAGCACAAGGTCGCCGTGCTCGCGCACGGGACGGCACCGTTCTTCGAGCCACGGCTCGAGGAGCTGCTGCGGGACGGACTGACCTCGGGACGCCTGCGGTTCAGCAGCGATATGGCCGACGCGCGCGGATCCGACGTGCATTTCCTCGCCGTGGGCACCCCGCAGGTCGCGGGCGGGCATGCGGCCGATCTGCGGTTCGTCGACGCGGCCCTCGAGTCGCTCCTCCCCCATCTCCGCCGAGGTGATGTCGTCGCCGGCAAGTCGACGGTGCCGGTCGGCACCGCGGAACGCCTGGCCGCGCGCGTCGACGAGACGGGCGCGACGCTGGTGTGGAACCCCGAGTTCCTTCGTGAGGGCTGGGCCGTGCACGACACGCTCACACCCGACCGCCTCGTCGTCGGCGTGCCAGACGGAGCCGGGGGTGCCGGGGCCGCGACGCTGCTACGGAAGGCCTACGCCTCCGCCGTCGCGACGGGAACCCCGTTCCTCGTCACCGATCTCGCGACCGCCGAGCTCGTCAAGGGAGCCGCGAACGCCTTCCTCGCCACCAAGATCTCGTTCATCAACGCGATGGCCGAGATCGCGGAAGCCGCGGGCGCCGATGTCGCGCTGCTCGCGGACGCGCTCGGATACGACACCCGCATCGGCAGACGCTATCTCGGCTCGGGGATCGGCTTCGGCGGCGGGTGTCTGCCCAAGGACATCCGCGCCTTCACTGCGCGTGCCGAGGAACTGGGCCGCGGAGAGGCCGTGGGTTTCCTCCGCGAGGTCGACGCGATCAACCTGCGTCGTCGCGACAGGGCGGTGCAGATGGTCGTCGACGCACTGGGCGGGCTCGTGTTCGGGCGACGGGTCGCGGTGCTCGGCGCGGCGTTCAAGCCCTTCAGCGACGACATCCGCGACTCCCCCGCGCTCGATGTCGCGGTGCGGCTGCGGGGGTTGGGCGCCGACGTCGTGGTGACGGATCCGGCGGCGCTCGCGAACGCGGAGGCCGCTCATCCTCAGCTCGGGTATGCCGCCGAGCGCGATGACGCCCTGCGCGACGCGGATGCCGTCGTGATCGTCACGGAATGGGACGAGTACCGCCGCGACCTCACCCCCGAGCATGCGGGGTCGCTCGTCGCCGGGCGGGTGATCATCGACGGCAGGAACTGCCTCGACGCCGATCTCTGGCGAGCGGCCGGCTGGTCGTATCACGGCATGGGTCGCCGCTGA
- a CDS encoding polyribonucleotide nucleotidyltransferase → MEGPEITATEAVLDNGRFGTRTIRFETGRLAQQAQGAVAAYLDGETMLLSATSAGKHPREGFDFFPLTVDVEERSYAAGKIPGSFFRREGRPSTEAILVCRLIDRPLRPSFVDGLRNEVQVVITVMSIAPGEYYDALAINAASASTQISGLPFSGPVAGVRLAFVPGHGEHADQWVAFPNAEQVAEAVFDLIVAGRVVTKSDGSEDVAIMMVEAEATEGSWNLIKAGATKPDETIVAQGLEASKPFIAQLVKAQAELAATSSKEPGVYPVFPAYSQEVYDFVAGRSYDDLVGVYQIADKSDRQAADDAIKDRVRAELIEATESGSLHAGAPLEFSAAYKSVTKKIVRGRILTEGARIDGRGLADIRPLDAEVQVIPRVHGSAIFQRGETQILGVTTLNMLKMEQQIDSLSPTTSKRYMHHYNFPPYSTGETGRVGSPKRREIGHGFLAERALVPVLPSREEFPYAIRQVSEALSSNGSTSMGSVCASTLSLLNAGVPLRAPVAGIAMGLVSDEVDGETRYAALTDILGAEDALGDMDFKVAGTGEFITAIQLDTKLDGIPTSVLAGALTQARDARLTILNVLNAAIDAPDEMAPTAPRVISVQIPVDKIGELIGPKGKTINSIQDETGAQISIEEDGTVYIGATDGPSAEAARAQVNAIANPTNPEVGEQFLGTVVKIATFGAFVSLLPGKDGLLHVTEVRKLAGGKRVENVDDVLSVGQKILVKITKIDDRGKLSLEPVIDEAPAAAAAEESAAE, encoded by the coding sequence TTGGAAGGTCCTGAAATCACCGCCACCGAGGCCGTTCTCGACAACGGCCGCTTCGGCACCCGCACCATCCGCTTCGAGACCGGCCGCCTCGCGCAGCAGGCTCAGGGCGCAGTCGCCGCGTACCTCGACGGCGAGACCATGCTCCTCTCGGCCACCAGCGCAGGCAAGCACCCGCGCGAGGGCTTCGACTTCTTCCCGCTGACGGTCGACGTCGAGGAGCGCTCCTACGCCGCCGGCAAGATCCCCGGCTCGTTCTTCCGTCGTGAGGGCCGCCCCTCCACCGAGGCGATCCTCGTCTGCCGTCTGATCGACCGTCCGCTGCGTCCGTCGTTCGTCGACGGCCTGCGCAATGAGGTCCAGGTCGTCATCACGGTGATGTCGATCGCTCCCGGCGAGTACTACGACGCTCTCGCGATCAACGCGGCCTCCGCGTCGACGCAGATCTCGGGTCTGCCCTTCTCGGGTCCCGTCGCCGGTGTGCGCCTCGCGTTCGTCCCGGGCCACGGCGAGCACGCCGACCAGTGGGTCGCGTTCCCGAATGCCGAGCAGGTCGCAGAGGCCGTGTTCGACCTCATCGTCGCCGGTCGCGTCGTCACCAAGTCCGACGGCTCCGAAGACGTCGCGATCATGATGGTCGAGGCCGAGGCCACCGAGGGCAGCTGGAACCTGATCAAGGCCGGCGCCACCAAGCCCGACGAGACCATCGTCGCGCAGGGCCTCGAGGCGTCGAAGCCCTTCATCGCTCAGCTCGTCAAGGCTCAGGCCGAGCTCGCCGCCACCTCGTCGAAGGAGCCGGGCGTGTACCCGGTCTTCCCGGCGTACAGCCAGGAGGTCTACGACTTCGTCGCCGGCCGCTCCTACGACGACCTCGTCGGCGTCTACCAGATCGCCGACAAGTCCGACCGTCAGGCTGCGGACGACGCGATCAAGGACCGCGTCCGGGCAGAGCTCATCGAGGCCACCGAGTCGGGTTCGCTCCACGCCGGCGCCCCGCTGGAGTTCTCCGCGGCGTACAAGTCCGTGACGAAGAAGATCGTCCGCGGTCGCATCCTCACCGAGGGCGCTCGCATCGACGGCCGTGGCCTCGCCGACATCCGCCCGCTCGACGCCGAGGTGCAGGTCATCCCGCGCGTGCACGGATCGGCGATCTTCCAGCGCGGTGAGACCCAGATCCTGGGCGTCACCACGCTGAACATGCTCAAGATGGAGCAGCAGATCGACTCGCTGTCGCCCACCACGAGCAAGCGCTACATGCACCACTACAACTTCCCGCCCTACTCGACCGGTGAGACCGGCCGGGTCGGTTCGCCGAAGCGTCGCGAGATCGGGCACGGCTTCCTCGCCGAGCGCGCGCTCGTGCCGGTCCTGCCGAGCCGCGAGGAGTTCCCGTACGCGATCCGTCAGGTGTCCGAGGCGCTGAGCTCCAACGGCTCGACCTCGATGGGCTCCGTCTGCGCGTCGACCCTGTCGCTGCTGAACGCCGGTGTGCCGCTGCGCGCACCCGTCGCCGGTATCGCCATGGGCCTCGTCTCCGATGAGGTCGACGGCGAGACCCGCTACGCGGCGCTGACCGACATCCTCGGCGCAGAAGACGCTCTGGGCGACATGGACTTCAAGGTCGCGGGTACCGGTGAGTTCATCACCGCCATCCAGCTCGACACGAAGCTCGACGGCATCCCGACCTCGGTCCTCGCCGGTGCGCTCACCCAGGCCCGCGACGCCCGTCTGACGATCCTCAACGTCCTGAACGCCGCGATCGACGCGCCCGACGAGATGGCGCCCACCGCGCCTCGCGTCATCAGCGTGCAGATCCCGGTCGACAAGATCGGTGAGCTGATCGGCCCGAAGGGCAAGACGATCAACTCGATCCAGGACGAGACCGGCGCGCAGATCTCCATCGAGGAGGACGGCACCGTCTACATCGGCGCGACCGACGGACCGTCGGCCGAGGCCGCACGGGCCCAGGTCAACGCGATCGCGAACCCGACCAACCCCGAGGTGGGTGAGCAGTTCCTCGGAACCGTCGTGAAGATCGCGACGTTCGGTGCGTTCGTCTCGCTGCTTCCGGGCAAGGACGGTCTGCTGCACGTCACCGAGGTGCGCAAGCTCGCCGGTGGCAAGCGCGTCGAGAACGTCGACGACGTCCTCTCCGTCGGACAGAAGATCCTCGTGAAGATCACGAAGATCGACGACCGCGGCAAGCTGTCGCTCGAGCCCGTCATCGACGAGGCTCCTGCAGCCGCTGCTGCCGAGGAGTCCGCTGCGGAGTAA
- a CDS encoding aldo/keto reductase, with amino-acid sequence MRLFGVGTGASNDRAQESLAEHPSAPIPVIGPGIGENIRVPLGETGFETFPLMLGAAEFGWNVDLETSHGILDRYVEFGGNAIHTADGFSGGRSEHIIGQWLQSRGQRERSVVSARIGAHADNPGLGSVNLVRAVEGSLTRLGVERIDVVYLDATLDKTTNLEDTLATVEWMVDAGKIGALGAFGFAPERLVEARILASAGYPRIEVIDSPYNLVRRQPFEGDLRLVAGAQGLAVTPSHALEHGFLSGRHRSKALASKGVRGEQLRGHLNRRGTKILRALDQVATELEVPVAAVSIAWLLAQRTVAAPIVNAFAAEHVDELMQGAGVTLSRAQVAELTRAGN; translated from the coding sequence ATGCGGTTGTTCGGCGTAGGCACAGGAGCCTCGAACGACCGCGCGCAGGAGAGCCTGGCTGAGCATCCGTCGGCTCCCATCCCGGTCATCGGACCCGGAATAGGGGAGAACATCCGCGTCCCGCTCGGCGAGACGGGTTTCGAGACGTTCCCTCTGATGCTCGGTGCCGCGGAGTTCGGCTGGAACGTCGACCTCGAGACCAGTCACGGGATCCTCGACAGATATGTCGAATTCGGCGGCAACGCGATCCACACGGCAGACGGATTCTCCGGCGGACGCAGCGAGCACATCATCGGTCAGTGGCTGCAGTCCCGTGGTCAGAGGGAGCGCTCGGTGGTGAGCGCGCGCATCGGCGCGCACGCCGACAACCCCGGACTCGGATCCGTCAACCTCGTTCGCGCCGTCGAAGGATCCCTCACCCGACTGGGTGTCGAGCGGATCGACGTGGTCTACCTCGATGCGACTCTCGACAAGACCACGAACCTCGAAGACACTCTCGCGACGGTCGAATGGATGGTCGACGCGGGAAAGATCGGTGCGCTCGGAGCCTTCGGCTTCGCCCCTGAGCGCCTCGTCGAGGCGCGGATCCTCGCCTCGGCCGGATATCCGCGCATCGAAGTCATCGACTCTCCGTACAACCTGGTCAGGCGTCAGCCCTTCGAGGGCGATCTGCGTCTCGTCGCCGGCGCGCAGGGCCTCGCGGTGACTCCGTCGCACGCGCTGGAGCATGGCTTCCTCTCGGGGAGGCACCGCAGCAAGGCGCTGGCCTCGAAGGGCGTGCGCGGAGAGCAGCTGCGCGGACATCTGAACCGTCGCGGCACCAAGATCCTCCGCGCCCTCGATCAGGTCGCCACCGAACTCGAGGTGCCGGTCGCCGCCGTGTCGATCGCGTGGCTGCTCGCCCAGCGCACTGTCGCGGCGCCGATCGTGAACGCCTTCGCCGCGGAGCACGTCGACGAGCTGATGCAGGGGGCCGGTGTCACGCTGTCGCGCGCACAGGTCGCAGAACTCACCCGCGCCGGCAACTGA
- a CDS encoding histidine phosphatase family protein — translation MTHYIYLVRHGEHQDAEHGLADGPLSPRGQRQAELIADRLSGLPLDAVWHSPLLRANETARAIAARLPSVDPEPTALLFDCVPTGMTDETPAAYEPFFGAVTEAELEAGRAQMFDAVNEFLVRKPGDVHEVLITHNFVISWFVREVLGAPEWRWMTLNQAHCGLTVIAQKQGRPWTLLTHNDTGHLPVELRTGIPDTMPV, via the coding sequence GTGACGCATTACATATATCTGGTCAGACATGGCGAACATCAGGACGCCGAGCACGGTCTCGCCGACGGACCCCTGTCGCCTCGAGGTCAGCGCCAGGCCGAGCTGATCGCCGATCGCCTGTCGGGCCTTCCGCTCGACGCCGTCTGGCACTCGCCCCTGCTGCGCGCGAACGAGACGGCGAGGGCGATCGCCGCCCGTCTGCCGTCGGTCGACCCCGAGCCGACGGCGCTGCTGTTCGACTGCGTGCCCACCGGCATGACCGACGAGACGCCTGCCGCCTACGAGCCGTTCTTCGGAGCCGTCACCGAGGCCGAGCTCGAGGCGGGACGCGCGCAGATGTTCGATGCCGTCAACGAGTTCCTGGTGCGCAAGCCGGGAGACGTCCACGAGGTGCTCATCACCCACAACTTCGTCATCTCCTGGTTCGTCCGAGAGGTTCTCGGAGCGCCAGAGTGGCGGTGGATGACCCTCAACCAGGCGCATTGCGGACTCACGGTCATCGCGCAGAAGCAGGGAAGGCCGTGGACGCTGCTCACGCATAACGACACCGGCCATCTTCCGGTCGAGCTGCGCACCGGCATCCCCGACACGATGCCGGTCTGA
- the dapB gene encoding 4-hydroxy-tetrahydrodipicolinate reductase, translated as MTTQVALVGGTGKLGSIIHSVIDDLEGFEVGRVLTSRSDLAELDGAGLVIDATTPQVSIDVVRAAVERHINVLVATSGWSTQRLALVRPLVEDAGTGAVFIPNFSLGSVLGSALAAAAAPFFGSAEIVEAHHEGKVDSPSGTAVRTAELIAAARAEQGPVSAPHADQRARGQQVGSVPIHSLRRPGVVAKQEVVLAGPGESLTFTHDTVEPALAYAPGIRLAVPFAVQAIGVHVGLESMIDIGIRS; from the coding sequence ATGACCACGCAGGTAGCACTCGTCGGCGGAACCGGGAAGCTCGGCTCGATCATCCATTCGGTGATCGACGACCTCGAGGGCTTCGAGGTGGGCCGCGTGCTCACCTCGCGCAGCGATCTCGCTGAGCTCGACGGCGCCGGGCTCGTGATCGACGCCACCACGCCTCAGGTGAGCATCGACGTCGTGCGCGCAGCGGTGGAGAGGCACATCAACGTGCTCGTCGCGACCTCCGGCTGGTCGACTCAGCGGCTGGCCCTGGTGCGTCCGCTCGTCGAGGACGCAGGCACGGGTGCCGTGTTCATCCCGAACTTCTCCCTCGGATCGGTGCTGGGCTCCGCCCTCGCCGCCGCGGCCGCGCCGTTCTTCGGCTCCGCGGAGATCGTCGAGGCGCACCACGAGGGGAAGGTCGATTCCCCCAGTGGCACGGCCGTGCGGACGGCCGAGCTGATCGCCGCCGCCCGAGCGGAGCAGGGACCCGTGAGCGCGCCTCATGCCGACCAGCGCGCCCGCGGGCAGCAGGTGGGCAGCGTGCCCATCCATTCCCTGCGTCGTCCAGGGGTGGTCGCGAAGCAGGAGGTCGTGCTCGCAGGCCCGGGGGAGTCGCTCACCTTCACCCATGACACGGTCGAGCCCGCTCTGGCCTACGCGCCCGGCATCCGTCTCGCGGTCCCGTTCGCCGTGCAGGCGATCGGCGTGCACGTCGGGCTGGAGAGCATGATCGACATCGGCATCCGCTCATGA
- a CDS encoding OsmC family protein, producing MPVTSEAATTWTGSLAEGSGTVSFSSSKLGTFPINWKARSEGSDTTTTPEELIAAAHASCFSMALSHALSENGTPPERVDTSASVTFKPGVGISGSHLNVNAVVPGLDADDFQRIAAEAKVGCPVSQALAGIEITLEATLA from the coding sequence ATGCCCGTCACCAGCGAAGCCGCCACCACCTGGACCGGATCCCTCGCGGAGGGTTCGGGCACCGTGTCGTTCTCCTCGTCGAAGCTCGGCACCTTCCCCATCAACTGGAAGGCGCGCAGCGAAGGCAGCGACACGACCACCACTCCGGAGGAGCTGATCGCCGCCGCTCACGCGTCGTGCTTCAGTATGGCGCTGTCTCACGCGCTCTCCGAGAACGGCACTCCGCCCGAGCGCGTCGACACCAGCGCCTCGGTCACCTTCAAGCCGGGCGTCGGGATCTCCGGCAGCCACCTCAACGTCAATGCGGTCGTACCGGGGCTCGACGCCGACGACTTCCAGCGGATCGCCGCCGAGGCGAAGGTCGGCTGCCCGGTGTCCCAGGCTCTTGCGGGCATCGAGATCACGCTCGAGGCCACACTCGCCTGA